The proteins below come from a single Nocardioides eburneiflavus genomic window:
- a CDS encoding GMC family oxidoreductase, with amino-acid sequence MDNDDQLDRLERSLITGRINRRAFIAGAVATGLVSSTSAQALADDLDQARITQDRNTRALKRAYDYVVVGAGSAGCALVGTLAKRDPSAQILLIEAGGWDKAESVNNPGLWFTNLGTERDWGDVAIPSPGVNNRAIPEHTGRVIGGGSSINATIWARPFKADLDHWAEESGDKRWGYRHGLELLKGAEDWQGKPNKKYRGTGGPVWVQPSADPLPLATAALDGMREVGLPVLEDLNGEREVTGNGFGYMNQIIKDGRRQSMARAFLYPVLKRDNVTVLANTQVNKVLLRGKTAVGVECVRNGRKRVFRARGEVILSTGGFNTPKLLMLSGIGKAAHLRDHNINVEVHAPEVGENVQDHILHGGCLYESPAPIQPRNSAANVSGYYKTDPSFELPDVSLVQIEIPYASEVIAAQYAPPPNTWALCAGLVAPKSRGTVRLASANPGKRPVVDMKFLSHPDDVAALERSIEIARSVAATAAMKPHVVREVAPGKTLVGAELANFVRNGATTYFHSSGACRMGKDDRAVVDAELRVNGVNNLRIADSTIMPRIVAVPTMPACVLIGLRMAELLTESRRAS; translated from the coding sequence ATGGACAACGACGACCAGCTCGACCGACTCGAGCGCTCCCTGATCACCGGGCGCATCAACAGGCGTGCCTTCATTGCCGGCGCCGTCGCTACCGGACTGGTGTCGAGCACGTCGGCACAGGCCCTCGCCGACGACCTCGACCAGGCCCGCATCACCCAGGACAGGAACACACGAGCACTCAAGCGCGCCTACGACTATGTAGTCGTCGGTGCCGGCAGTGCCGGCTGCGCCCTGGTCGGCACCCTGGCCAAGCGGGACCCGTCGGCCCAGATCCTCCTCATCGAGGCCGGCGGCTGGGACAAGGCGGAGTCTGTGAACAACCCCGGCCTGTGGTTCACCAACCTGGGCACCGAGCGCGACTGGGGCGACGTCGCGATCCCCAGCCCCGGCGTCAACAACCGTGCGATCCCTGAGCACACCGGCAGGGTGATCGGAGGTGGCAGCAGTATCAACGCCACCATCTGGGCGCGACCGTTCAAGGCCGACCTCGACCACTGGGCCGAGGAGAGTGGCGACAAGCGCTGGGGCTACAGGCATGGGCTCGAGCTGCTCAAGGGGGCTGAGGACTGGCAGGGTAAGCCGAACAAGAAGTACCGCGGCACGGGCGGTCCCGTCTGGGTGCAGCCCTCGGCAGACCCGCTGCCGCTGGCCACCGCAGCACTCGACGGCATGCGTGAGGTCGGGCTCCCGGTCCTCGAGGACCTCAACGGCGAGCGCGAGGTCACCGGCAACGGTTTCGGCTACATGAACCAGATCATCAAGGACGGAAGGCGCCAGAGCATGGCACGCGCCTTCCTCTACCCCGTCCTGAAGCGGGACAACGTGACCGTGCTCGCGAACACCCAGGTCAACAAGGTCCTTCTGCGCGGCAAGACCGCAGTCGGGGTGGAGTGCGTACGCAACGGGCGCAAGCGCGTCTTCCGCGCGCGAGGGGAGGTGATCCTCTCGACGGGTGGCTTCAACACCCCGAAGCTTCTGATGCTGAGCGGCATCGGCAAGGCTGCGCACCTGCGCGACCACAACATCAACGTCGAGGTGCACGCGCCCGAGGTCGGCGAGAACGTCCAGGACCACATCCTGCACGGCGGGTGTCTCTACGAGTCACCCGCGCCGATCCAGCCCCGCAACAGTGCCGCCAACGTCTCCGGCTACTACAAGACCGACCCCTCATTCGAGCTGCCCGACGTCAGCCTGGTGCAGATCGAGATCCCCTACGCGAGCGAGGTCATCGCCGCGCAGTACGCACCACCGCCCAACACCTGGGCGCTGTGTGCGGGACTCGTCGCCCCGAAGAGCAGGGGCACCGTCAGGCTGGCGTCCGCCAACCCGGGCAAGCGACCGGTGGTCGACATGAAGTTCCTGAGCCACCCAGATGACGTGGCCGCACTGGAGCGAAGCATCGAGATCGCCCGGTCGGTGGCCGCCACGGCGGCGATGAAGCCGCACGTGGTGCGCGAGGTGGCGCCGGGCAAGACGCTGGTCGGCGCGGAGCTGGCCAACTTCGTCCGCAACGGCGCGACGACCTACTTCCACTCCTCCGGCGCCTGCCGGATGGGCAAGGACGACCGCGCTGTGGTCGACGCGGAGCTGAGGGTCAATGGTGTGAACAATCTCCGCATCGCGGACAGCACGATCATGCCGCGGATCGTCGCAGTGCCGACCATGCCGGCTTGCGTGCTGATCGGCCTGCGCATGGCTGAGTTGCTGACCGAGTCGCGACGCGCGAGCTGA
- a CDS encoding aldehyde dehydrogenase, with protein MQTQLIIDNKPQDATDGRTFERNHPLSGGLVTRAAAADVSDAVAAVDSAAAAFASWSKTGPSERRAILLKAADFMDQRTPELIEAMGQEVGAAPLWAGFNGFLTSNLLREAAGLATQIQGETIPTDKPGTLSMTVRVPVGVVFSMAPWNGAGVLAARSLAYPIVCGNTVVFRGSELSPRSHQLIAEVFHEAGLPAGVLNFITTSAEDADGVVDAIIAHPSVRRINFTGSTRVGRIIAQKSAAQLKPCLLELGGKAPLVVLDDADIDGAVNAAVFGSFLFQGQICMSTERFVVDESVADEFVSKFAARASELGADDPLTNPGCVVGPMVTPASGDRINDMIEDALAQGADLVAGGPADGAAMAATIVDHVTPTMKIYDQETFGPITTIVRVSGVEEAVRVANDTEYGLAAAVFGRDTHRALNVAMQIDAGHVHVNGATVQNEAQAPYGGMKNSGYGRFDGRAVINEFTELKWITVEPSDQQYPI; from the coding sequence GTGCAGACCCAGCTCATCATCGACAACAAGCCACAGGACGCCACCGACGGACGGACGTTCGAGCGCAACCATCCGCTCAGTGGAGGCCTCGTCACGCGTGCAGCGGCGGCAGACGTCTCCGACGCCGTCGCGGCTGTGGACTCAGCAGCCGCCGCCTTCGCCTCGTGGTCGAAGACGGGCCCGAGCGAGCGGCGGGCCATCCTGCTTAAGGCCGCCGACTTCATGGACCAGCGCACACCCGAGCTGATCGAGGCCATGGGCCAAGAGGTCGGCGCCGCTCCCCTCTGGGCCGGCTTCAACGGGTTCCTCACCTCCAACCTGCTCCGTGAAGCGGCCGGCCTCGCCACCCAGATCCAGGGCGAAACCATCCCCACCGACAAGCCCGGCACGCTGTCGATGACGGTCCGGGTCCCGGTCGGCGTGGTCTTCAGCATGGCTCCGTGGAACGGCGCCGGCGTCCTCGCCGCTCGCTCGCTCGCCTACCCGATCGTGTGCGGCAACACGGTCGTGTTCCGCGGTTCGGAGCTGAGCCCTCGCTCCCACCAGCTCATCGCCGAGGTCTTCCATGAGGCGGGGCTCCCGGCCGGTGTCCTCAACTTCATCACCACCTCCGCGGAGGACGCCGACGGCGTCGTGGACGCGATCATTGCCCACCCGTCCGTTCGTCGCATCAACTTCACGGGCTCGACGCGGGTCGGGCGCATCATCGCGCAGAAGTCCGCGGCGCAGCTCAAGCCCTGCCTGCTCGAGCTCGGCGGCAAGGCCCCCCTCGTCGTCCTTGACGACGCCGACATCGACGGCGCGGTCAACGCCGCCGTGTTCGGTTCCTTCCTCTTCCAGGGCCAGATCTGCATGTCGACCGAGCGGTTCGTCGTCGACGAGTCGGTCGCCGACGAGTTCGTGTCCAAGTTCGCTGCACGCGCATCGGAGCTGGGTGCCGACGACCCGCTCACCAACCCGGGCTGCGTCGTCGGGCCGATGGTCACGCCCGCCAGCGGCGACCGGATCAACGACATGATCGAGGACGCCCTCGCGCAGGGCGCCGACCTGGTGGCGGGCGGACCGGCAGACGGTGCTGCGATGGCAGCCACGATCGTCGACCACGTGACGCCGACGATGAAGATCTACGACCAGGAGACCTTCGGCCCCATCACCACGATCGTGCGGGTGTCCGGCGTCGAGGAGGCCGTGCGAGTGGCCAACGACACCGAGTACGGCCTCGCCGCGGCCGTCTTCGGGCGCGACACCCACCGGGCACTGAACGTCGCCATGCAGATCGACGCCGGCCACGTCCACGTCAACGGCGCCACGGTCCAGAACGAGGCCCAGGCTCCCTACGGCGGCATGAAGAACAGCGGCTACGGCCGCTTCGACGGTCGTGCGGTCATCAACGAGTTCACCGAGCTCAAGTGGATCACGGTCGAGCCGTCGGACCAGCAGTACCCGATCTGA
- a CDS encoding FAD-dependent monooxygenase codes for MSRRVAVVGGGPGGLFLATLLRRARSDVDVTLFERNQSTDAFGFGVVFSDATLRKIDEADPVLRDALTAHGRHWDRIDVWSEGERHGFSGNGMAAIHRRVLLKLLQENAARAGVDLRFGRVAPPLDELSRDFDVVVGADGTNSVVREHLGEVGHTVDTATAKFIWFGTTHLFDGLTFVHRASEHGNFAVHGYPISDDLSTFIVETDERTWRAAGLDAFDVSQPPGVSDTTSQDYLEKLFAEDIGGASLVANNSRWGNFRTRRTQRWYRGNVVMLGDAVHTAHFSVGSGTKMAMEDAVALAEQITAAWRGDDDLETALEQYQEERARSVAKIQDAARPSLAWWERFGRYQRELDPLTFSFHFFSRSIGVAKIAQRDAQLVADVRAGWLAHHGQPALQATVPLPEGNAGTLETVLLPAGRDGELALVRDRRGTQLRLVPSGSDAAASTSAYDVPLVRAPDDEKGLAASVDALPSAGLVAITGDDELTKVLLSEEARWGRGLTVVLVGSYDADAAETLLLSARADVVVMADLEDAR; via the coding sequence ATGAGCCGTCGCGTCGCAGTCGTCGGAGGTGGACCTGGAGGTCTCTTCCTGGCCACTCTCCTCCGCCGTGCCCGATCGGATGTCGACGTGACGCTCTTCGAGCGCAACCAGAGCACGGACGCGTTCGGCTTCGGCGTCGTCTTCTCGGATGCGACCCTGCGCAAGATCGACGAGGCGGACCCGGTGCTGCGCGACGCCCTCACTGCGCACGGTCGCCACTGGGACCGCATCGACGTGTGGAGCGAGGGCGAGCGACACGGGTTCTCGGGGAACGGGATGGCCGCGATCCACCGCCGCGTGCTCCTCAAGCTGCTTCAGGAGAACGCTGCTCGCGCGGGGGTCGACCTCCGGTTCGGGCGGGTCGCGCCACCCCTCGACGAGCTGAGCCGCGACTTCGACGTGGTCGTGGGCGCCGACGGCACGAACTCCGTAGTCCGCGAACACCTCGGCGAGGTCGGGCACACCGTCGACACCGCGACGGCCAAGTTCATCTGGTTCGGCACGACCCACCTGTTCGATGGCCTCACCTTCGTCCACCGTGCGTCGGAGCACGGCAACTTCGCGGTTCACGGCTATCCGATCAGCGACGACCTCTCCACCTTCATCGTCGAGACGGACGAACGCACGTGGCGGGCGGCCGGCCTGGACGCATTCGACGTGTCCCAGCCCCCCGGGGTGTCGGACACGACGTCGCAGGACTACCTCGAGAAGCTCTTCGCCGAGGACATCGGGGGAGCCTCGCTCGTCGCGAACAACTCCCGATGGGGCAACTTCCGCACGAGACGCACCCAGCGTTGGTACCGCGGCAACGTCGTGATGCTGGGAGATGCCGTGCACACCGCTCACTTCTCCGTCGGCTCCGGCACCAAGATGGCCATGGAGGACGCCGTCGCTCTCGCGGAGCAGATCACGGCTGCATGGCGCGGTGACGACGACCTCGAGACCGCTCTGGAGCAATATCAGGAAGAGCGGGCGAGGTCCGTCGCCAAGATCCAGGACGCCGCTCGACCGAGCCTGGCCTGGTGGGAGCGCTTCGGGCGCTACCAGCGTGAGCTGGACCCCTTGACGTTCAGCTTCCACTTCTTCTCGCGAAGCATCGGTGTCGCCAAGATCGCCCAGCGGGACGCGCAGCTCGTCGCAGACGTCCGCGCAGGTTGGCTCGCTCACCACGGCCAGCCCGCGCTGCAGGCGACGGTTCCCCTGCCGGAGGGGAACGCGGGGACGCTCGAGACGGTGCTTCTCCCCGCCGGTCGCGACGGCGAGCTCGCGCTGGTGCGTGACCGACGAGGTACGCAGCTGCGGCTCGTGCCGTCCGGATCCGACGCAGCCGCCAGCACCTCGGCGTACGACGTGCCGCTGGTCCGGGCGCCGGACGACGAGAAAGGCCTCGCGGCGTCGGTCGATGCGCTGCCGTCGGCGGGCCTCGTCGCCATCACCGGGGACGACGAGCTGACGAAGGTCCTGCTGAGTGAGGAGGCTCGCTGGGGCCGCGGACTCACCGTCGTCCTGGTGGGGTCGTACGACGCGGACGCCGCTGAGACTTTGCTGCTGTCGGCGCGCGCCGACGTGGTGGTCATGGCCGACCTTGAGGACGCGAGATGA
- a CDS encoding acetate--CoA ligase family protein — protein MTDVGLRPRDRGGLGSLFEPRGVVVIGASTDPDKLGGAMAASLAGLGLPVALVNSRGGGGMFTSVREAADGSPVPLDLAVLCVPAAACAAVLEECADARVGAALICAGGFAEAGGDGVEHERRLREAASSTGIRLLGPNTSGFFVPASGLRASFVPGVAHLTAGSVAVVAASGGLNHALAFALQRQDVGVSLGVGIGAGIDVTAVDVLEHLAEDDRTTAIALHIETVSDGPALLAAVAKVSATKPVVALVVGEHDIGEFARSHTGALATSWRSTRSLLRQAGAVVVDDEDALVTAAATLAAVRLEPQSDPGAALVTGQAGPGLLVVDALHGGDVRVPDLSDKTRARLGELLPPMTYQANPVDTGRPGPAHADVIGAVAADAAIAVIGVYGLTEPVIDLPRVVASADLNGKAVVVGLDGPAEEVSDGRRTARSLGVPLVVGPRALSTALVALVEDARLASARRDATIAGAHGAAGIVADGVGWTEAQAKDLLDDLGIPTPSRAVCTTSEEGQAALARIDGPVAVKISDASVAHKSDRGGVHLAVTTAHAMTTAVDALRSIGAVEFLVEAMAPAGIDLVVGARRDPVFGPVVLVGVGGVATEVYADVAIASVPTSLPRLTALPGQLAAHALLDGFRGGPTVDREALARVLEALGDLLVANPHLDEIEINPLRAHARGLVALDAVIVSSHQPDEMADEQRKTHE, from the coding sequence ATGACTGACGTGGGCCTCCGGCCGCGCGACCGGGGCGGGCTCGGCTCCCTCTTCGAACCGAGGGGAGTGGTGGTGATCGGCGCCTCGACCGATCCGGACAAGCTGGGCGGCGCGATGGCCGCCAGCCTCGCCGGCCTGGGCCTGCCCGTGGCACTGGTCAACAGCCGCGGTGGCGGCGGGATGTTCACCTCCGTGCGCGAGGCCGCAGACGGGTCGCCGGTCCCGCTCGACCTGGCGGTCCTCTGCGTCCCTGCGGCCGCGTGCGCGGCGGTGCTCGAGGAGTGCGCGGACGCACGAGTCGGCGCGGCCCTGATCTGCGCGGGGGGATTCGCGGAGGCAGGCGGTGACGGCGTCGAGCACGAGCGGCGGCTGCGCGAGGCCGCCTCGTCGACCGGCATCCGCCTGCTGGGCCCCAACACCTCCGGCTTCTTCGTGCCAGCCTCGGGACTGCGCGCGAGCTTCGTACCGGGAGTCGCCCACCTGACGGCGGGCTCGGTGGCGGTCGTCGCGGCGAGCGGGGGACTCAACCATGCCCTCGCCTTCGCGCTGCAGCGACAGGACGTGGGCGTGAGCCTCGGCGTCGGGATCGGTGCCGGCATCGACGTCACGGCCGTCGACGTCCTCGAGCACCTGGCGGAGGACGACCGCACGACTGCGATCGCCCTGCACATCGAGACCGTCAGCGACGGACCGGCGCTGCTCGCGGCTGTCGCGAAGGTCTCTGCCACCAAGCCCGTCGTGGCACTGGTGGTGGGCGAGCACGACATCGGTGAGTTCGCCCGGTCCCACACGGGTGCACTCGCGACGTCGTGGCGCAGCACCCGGTCCCTGCTACGGCAAGCCGGAGCGGTGGTCGTCGACGACGAGGACGCGCTCGTGACGGCAGCTGCCACGCTGGCCGCCGTTCGGCTCGAGCCGCAGAGTGACCCCGGGGCGGCACTGGTGACTGGCCAGGCCGGCCCAGGTCTGCTGGTGGTGGATGCCCTGCACGGCGGCGACGTCCGCGTGCCCGACCTCTCCGACAAGACCCGAGCGCGGCTCGGCGAGCTGCTGCCTCCCATGACCTACCAGGCCAACCCGGTCGACACGGGGCGCCCCGGACCGGCTCACGCCGACGTGATCGGGGCGGTCGCAGCCGACGCAGCCATCGCAGTCATCGGCGTCTACGGGCTCACCGAGCCTGTGATCGACCTGCCTCGCGTCGTCGCGTCTGCCGACCTGAATGGGAAGGCCGTCGTCGTCGGTCTCGACGGTCCGGCCGAGGAGGTGTCCGACGGACGCCGGACGGCGCGCAGCCTGGGCGTGCCGCTCGTGGTGGGACCCCGTGCGCTGTCCACCGCCCTGGTCGCACTGGTCGAGGACGCACGGCTGGCCTCGGCGCGCCGTGACGCGACCATCGCGGGCGCCCACGGCGCGGCGGGGATCGTCGCCGACGGAGTGGGGTGGACCGAGGCGCAGGCCAAGGACCTCCTGGACGACCTGGGCATCCCCACCCCGAGCCGAGCCGTGTGCACGACCTCGGAGGAGGGACAGGCTGCTCTCGCCCGCATCGACGGGCCGGTCGCGGTCAAGATCTCCGACGCCTCCGTCGCGCACAAGAGCGACCGCGGAGGTGTGCATCTCGCTGTCACCACCGCGCACGCGATGACCACGGCGGTGGACGCGCTCCGGTCGATCGGAGCCGTCGAGTTCCTGGTCGAGGCGATGGCACCTGCCGGCATCGACCTCGTCGTCGGCGCCCGCAGGGACCCGGTCTTCGGACCTGTCGTCCTGGTGGGTGTCGGCGGTGTCGCCACCGAGGTCTACGCCGATGTGGCCATCGCGTCCGTGCCGACGTCCCTGCCGAGGCTCACCGCACTCCCCGGGCAACTGGCCGCGCATGCACTGCTCGATGGCTTCCGAGGCGGGCCCACGGTCGACCGGGAGGCCCTCGCCCGCGTCCTCGAGGCGCTGGGTGACCTCCTGGTGGCCAACCCGCACCTGGACGAGATCGAGATCAATCCCCTCCGCGCACATGCGCGTGGCTTGGTGGCGCTCGACGCCGTCATCGTGAGCAGCCACCAGCCGGACGAGATGGCCGACGAGCAGAGGAAGACGCATGAGTGA
- a CDS encoding (2,3-dihydroxybenzoyl)adenylate synthase, with product MSDPTSMGTVPWPPEFADLYRARGYWEDTAIGDVVRAVADDHPERVAVVDGSMRLSYRDLVDRADAAAVRLRELGLEPDDRILVQLPNGWEFIVLTLACFRSGVIPVMALPAHRRHELSHLAGVSQARAIAVPRTLRDFDHEALALELVEELPDLTLVLSLDRDRPADGERVIDLAGLLAGPADAAEARQAADGMRPDPDAPACFLISGGTTGLPKLITRTHNDYVCNVRATSATAEFDADDVYLGTLPVSHNFPLGCPGVLGALFVGAKVVMLPSPEPVRAFATIEAEGVTVAAAVPAVAQRWLDHQEEVGGAQLASLRLLQVGGSRLPDEHAARVRPVLGATLQQVFGMAEGLINTTRVDDPDEAIIGTQGRPVHEADEVRVLDPLGKDVPDGTPGAIYTRGPYTPRGYYNAADHNTRAFTEDGWYGSGDIVVRRPDGNLIVHGRDKDMINRGGEKISAEEIEDLMYRLGSLELVAAVAMPDAVLGERLCVYVVPKPGRTAPSVEEVREAFDERGVAAYKFPERVEVVADLPMTKVGKINKKALREDIATRLDSSTVRS from the coding sequence ATGAGTGACCCCACCAGCATGGGGACGGTTCCCTGGCCCCCCGAGTTCGCCGATCTCTACCGGGCCCGTGGCTACTGGGAGGACACGGCCATCGGCGACGTCGTCCGGGCCGTGGCCGACGATCACCCCGAGCGGGTGGCCGTGGTCGACGGCAGCATGCGTCTGAGCTACCGCGACCTCGTGGATCGCGCCGATGCTGCGGCCGTCCGCCTGCGCGAGCTCGGCCTCGAGCCCGACGACCGGATCCTTGTCCAGCTGCCCAACGGCTGGGAGTTCATCGTCCTGACGCTGGCGTGCTTCCGTTCGGGCGTCATCCCTGTGATGGCCCTGCCCGCGCACCGCCGCCACGAGCTCTCCCACCTCGCCGGGGTCTCGCAGGCGCGTGCCATCGCCGTGCCGCGAACGCTCCGCGACTTCGACCACGAGGCCCTCGCTCTCGAGCTCGTCGAGGAGCTGCCGGACCTCACGCTGGTGCTGAGCCTGGACCGTGACCGGCCAGCGGATGGCGAGCGCGTGATCGACCTCGCCGGCCTGCTCGCAGGGCCGGCCGATGCAGCCGAGGCGCGCCAGGCCGCCGACGGAATGCGGCCCGACCCTGACGCGCCCGCGTGCTTCCTCATCTCCGGCGGCACCACCGGTCTGCCGAAGCTCATCACCCGCACCCACAACGACTACGTGTGCAACGTACGTGCGACGTCCGCCACCGCCGAGTTCGACGCCGACGACGTCTACCTCGGCACCCTCCCGGTGAGCCACAACTTCCCGCTGGGCTGTCCGGGCGTCCTGGGCGCGCTCTTCGTGGGCGCCAAGGTGGTGATGCTTCCATCGCCGGAGCCGGTGCGTGCCTTCGCCACGATCGAGGCCGAAGGGGTCACGGTCGCGGCCGCCGTTCCCGCGGTTGCCCAGCGGTGGCTCGACCACCAGGAGGAGGTGGGCGGCGCCCAGCTGGCATCTTTGCGCCTTCTGCAGGTGGGGGGTTCCCGGTTGCCCGACGAGCATGCTGCCCGCGTCCGGCCGGTCCTGGGGGCGACCCTGCAGCAGGTCTTCGGCATGGCCGAGGGCCTCATCAACACGACGCGGGTCGACGACCCGGACGAGGCGATCATCGGCACGCAGGGACGCCCGGTGCACGAGGCCGATGAGGTGCGGGTCCTCGACCCGCTCGGCAAGGACGTCCCCGACGGGACCCCCGGAGCGATCTACACCCGTGGCCCCTACACGCCCCGCGGCTACTACAACGCCGCCGATCACAACACCCGTGCATTCACAGAGGACGGTTGGTACGGCAGCGGCGACATCGTCGTACGGCGACCGGACGGCAACCTGATCGTCCACGGGCGGGACAAGGACATGATCAACCGCGGCGGCGAGAAGATCTCCGCCGAGGAGATCGAGGACCTGATGTATCGCCTCGGCAGTCTTGAGCTCGTCGCTGCGGTGGCCATGCCCGATGCGGTCCTCGGTGAGCGCCTGTGCGTGTACGTCGTACCCAAGCCGGGACGGACTGCGCCCAGCGTCGAGGAGGTGCGCGAGGCCTTCGACGAGCGCGGCGTCGCCGCCTACAAGTTCCCCGAGCGCGTGGAGGTCGTGGCGGACCTGCCGATGACGAAGGTGGGCAAGATCAACAAGAAGGCACTTCGCGAGGACATCGCGACGCGACTCGACTCATCGACAGTGAGGAGCTGA
- a CDS encoding cupin domain-containing protein, protein MTTDTGTDAGTDTTSEHNEDLVAGAVVPPPPTVEEQQQIDRLYGDFDSEHMVPLWTQIGELMPLTPKPTAVPHVWQWKTLLPLAERAGGLIPVGRGGERRAIALANPGLGGQPYATPTLWAAIQYLGGHEVAPEHRHSQNAFRFVVEGEGVWTVVDGDPVAMRRGDFLLTPGWRFHGHHNETDHPMAWIDGLDIPFVHYTDTTFFEFGSDRVTDESTPDISRSEQLWCHPGLRPVSHLQDTVSSPIGAYRWEHTDRALDDQLALEKAGYPATVELGHAAVRYVNPTTGGDVMPTIRAEFHRLEHEVVTRSRREAGSSVYQVFEGTGTFVLDGTEHTVEKGDMVVVPSWTPFSIAADAGLDLFRFGDHPIIERLSLNRIQEDDA, encoded by the coding sequence ATGACGACCGATACCGGCACCGACGCAGGAACGGACACCACGTCCGAGCACAACGAGGACCTCGTGGCCGGAGCAGTCGTGCCTCCACCACCGACCGTCGAGGAGCAGCAGCAGATCGATCGCCTCTACGGCGACTTCGACAGCGAGCACATGGTGCCGCTGTGGACCCAGATCGGCGAACTGATGCCGCTGACCCCCAAGCCCACAGCAGTGCCGCACGTGTGGCAGTGGAAGACCCTGCTGCCACTGGCCGAACGAGCCGGTGGCCTGATCCCGGTGGGACGTGGGGGAGAGCGTCGCGCCATCGCGTTGGCCAACCCGGGCCTGGGCGGTCAGCCGTACGCGACGCCCACCCTGTGGGCCGCCATCCAGTACCTCGGCGGGCACGAGGTGGCTCCCGAGCACCGCCACAGCCAGAACGCCTTCCGTTTCGTGGTCGAGGGCGAGGGCGTCTGGACCGTCGTGGACGGCGACCCGGTAGCGATGCGACGCGGTGACTTCCTTCTGACGCCCGGGTGGCGGTTCCACGGCCACCACAACGAGACGGACCACCCGATGGCGTGGATCGACGGCTTGGACATCCCCTTCGTCCACTACACCGACACGACCTTCTTCGAGTTCGGCAGCGACCGGGTGACCGACGAGTCGACACCGGACATCTCGCGCTCGGAGCAGCTTTGGTGCCACCCGGGGCTGCGCCCGGTGTCGCACCTGCAGGACACGGTGTCCTCGCCGATCGGCGCGTACCGCTGGGAGCACACGGACCGCGCGCTCGACGACCAGCTGGCCCTGGAGAAGGCCGGCTATCCGGCCACCGTCGAGCTCGGCCACGCCGCCGTCCGCTACGTGAACCCGACCACCGGCGGCGACGTGATGCCCACGATCCGCGCAGAGTTCCACAGGCTGGAGCACGAGGTGGTCACCCGTTCCCGGCGCGAGGCCGGTTCGAGCGTCTACCAGGTCTTCGAAGGCACCGGCACCTTCGTGCTCGACGGCACCGAGCACACGGTCGAGAAGGGCGACATGGTCGTGGTGCCGTCGTGGACCCCGTTCAGCATCGCCGCCGACGCCGGCCTTGACCTCTTTCGTTTCGGCGACCACCCCATCATCGAGAGGCTCTCGCTCAACCGCATCCAGGAGGACGACGCATGA
- a CDS encoding fumarylacetoacetate hydrolase family protein, with the protein MRLVTFRRAEGGTAVGRIEGEGAADDQVVELQLPDASDVGQLLGQPGWRGVAEQAEGKRHRLGDLDLAPVVPSPSKVICVGLNYRAHILEMGRDLPDFPTLFAKFPETLTGPHDDIPAPPEDVALDWEAELTVVIGTQCRRVSESEAGDHIAGYTVANDISMRSWQFRTKEWLQGKMWEASTPVGPALVTADEWKPGPDVSTAVNGEQMQAATTGDLLFGPEALVSYISTMITLNPGDLILTGTPGGVGRARTPERYLVDGDLVETSIDGLGTLTNRVVAERPQSA; encoded by the coding sequence ATGAGGCTCGTGACTTTCCGACGAGCCGAGGGTGGCACCGCCGTCGGCAGGATCGAGGGCGAGGGAGCTGCCGACGACCAGGTCGTCGAGCTGCAGCTCCCCGACGCGAGTGACGTGGGGCAGCTCCTCGGCCAGCCCGGGTGGCGCGGAGTGGCCGAGCAGGCCGAGGGCAAGCGGCACCGATTGGGCGACCTCGACCTGGCGCCAGTCGTGCCGAGCCCCAGCAAGGTGATCTGCGTCGGGCTCAACTACCGCGCGCACATCCTCGAGATGGGCCGCGACCTCCCGGACTTCCCGACCTTGTTCGCGAAGTTCCCCGAGACGCTCACCGGACCTCACGACGACATCCCGGCACCGCCGGAGGACGTCGCGCTCGACTGGGAGGCCGAGCTCACGGTAGTGATCGGCACGCAGTGCCGCCGCGTGTCCGAGAGCGAGGCGGGCGACCACATCGCCGGTTACACCGTGGCCAACGACATCTCGATGCGCTCATGGCAGTTCCGCACCAAGGAGTGGCTGCAGGGCAAGATGTGGGAGGCCTCCACACCGGTCGGGCCGGCGCTGGTCACCGCGGACGAGTGGAAGCCCGGCCCGGACGTCTCCACCGCGGTCAACGGCGAGCAGATGCAGGCTGCCACCACGGGTGACCTGCTGTTCGGACCGGAGGCCCTCGTCTCCTACATCTCCACGATGATCACGCTCAACCCCGGCGACCTCATCCTCACCGGCACCCCCGGCGGAGTGGGCCGCGCCAGGACTCCCGAGCGCTATCTCGTCGACGGTGACCTCGTCGAGACCTCGATCGACGGCCTCGGGACATTGACCAACCGGGTGGTGGCCGAGCGGCCGCAGTCGGCCTGA